In a genomic window of Prochlorococcus marinus str. GP2:
- the psaC gene encoding photosystem I iron-sulfur center protein PsaC produces MSHAVKIYDTCIGCTQCVRACPLDVLEMVPWDGCKAGQIASSPRTEDCVGCKRCETACPTDFLSIRVYLGDETSRSMGLAY; encoded by the coding sequence ATGTCACACGCAGTTAAAATTTATGACACTTGCATTGGATGTACCCAATGTGTAAGGGCTTGCCCACTGGATGTTTTAGAGATGGTTCCATGGGATGGCTGTAAAGCTGGCCAAATTGCGTCATCGCCAAGAACTGAAGATTGCGTAGGTTGTAAGAGATGCGAAACTGCTTGTCCTACAGATTTCTTAAGTATTCGTGTTTATTTAGGAGATGAAACCTCTAGGAGTATGGGATTAGCATACTAA
- a CDS encoding NAD(P)H dehydrogenase subunit NdhS — translation MELSTKPILPGSFVVVKDNNSIYRGYKGFVQRVTNKRAAVLFEGGNWDKLITFQLNNLEIV, via the coding sequence ATGGAATTATCTACTAAACCCATACTCCCCGGTTCTTTTGTTGTTGTTAAAGACAATAATTCTATATACAGAGGATATAAAGGATTCGTACAAAGAGTTACAAACAAAAGAGCAGCTGTTCTTTTTGAAGGGGGTAATTGGGATAAACTCATAACTTTTCAGCTAAATAATTTAGAAATAGTATAA
- the glmS gene encoding glutamine--fructose-6-phosphate transaminase (isomerizing), translated as MCGIVAVTGYKKALPLLINGLEKLEYRGYDSAGIAVINSETNSIICNKAEGKLKNLIKNLNEENIPGTVGIGHTRWATHGKPEVKNAHPHIDSSGTIAVVQNGIIENFQDLKNKLEKEGTIFNSDTDTEVIPHLIKRELNTLSKLNLENNGSTLLVAVRNVLSDLEGSYALAVLWSDAPTSLVVARRQAPLIIGLGEGEFICASDTPAIANFTNIILPLEDEEIALLTPLGIEIYDINNERQYRNPVSLKVSEQVMDKMNFKHYMLKEIYDQPQTAKNWLENYLIQNLDDGKYQINYPFDTKFFESIERIEIIACGTSKHAAMVGSFLLEQFSGIPTNVFYASEFRYSPPPLLPNTLTIGVTQSGETADTIAAIDMEIKRRSSIEDKNFKPNLIAITNRKESSIGRLVLNIVDICAGIEVGVAATKTFFAQLLSFYGLAIKFAEIKGSQSSDEISQLITELIKLPPLIEDLLEQHNKSSEKLAHDFFNIKDVIFLGRGINYPIALEGALKLKEISYIHAAGYPAGEMKHGPIALLDKKVPVISIASPGEVFDKVISNAQEAKARDSYLIGIAPECNGTEIFDYLMKVPSSNEWISPLLNVVPLQLLSYHIAAHRGLDVDQPRNLAKSVTVE; from the coding sequence ATGTGTGGAATAGTTGCTGTAACAGGTTATAAAAAAGCTTTACCATTATTAATTAATGGATTAGAAAAACTTGAATATAGAGGATATGACTCTGCGGGTATTGCAGTAATCAACTCTGAAACAAATTCTATTATTTGTAACAAAGCAGAGGGAAAACTTAAGAACTTAATCAAAAATCTTAACGAAGAAAATATCCCAGGAACTGTTGGTATAGGTCATACTAGATGGGCAACTCATGGAAAACCTGAGGTTAAAAATGCCCATCCTCATATCGATAGTTCAGGAACTATAGCCGTTGTTCAAAATGGCATAATTGAAAATTTCCAAGATTTAAAAAATAAACTTGAGAAAGAGGGCACTATTTTCAATTCTGATACAGATACCGAGGTAATTCCTCATCTAATTAAAAGAGAATTAAATACATTAAGTAAACTTAACCTTGAGAATAATGGCTCAACATTATTAGTGGCCGTGAGAAATGTTTTATCTGATCTAGAAGGATCTTATGCCTTAGCCGTTTTATGGTCTGATGCTCCAACCTCTCTGGTAGTTGCGAGAAGACAAGCACCTTTGATTATTGGTTTGGGAGAAGGGGAATTTATCTGTGCAAGTGATACACCAGCCATTGCAAATTTTACAAATATTATTTTGCCTTTGGAGGATGAAGAAATAGCTTTGTTGACTCCTCTTGGAATAGAAATTTATGACATAAACAATGAGAGACAATATCGAAATCCAGTTTCTCTAAAAGTTTCAGAGCAAGTAATGGATAAGATGAATTTTAAACACTATATGTTAAAAGAGATATATGATCAGCCACAGACTGCAAAAAACTGGTTGGAAAATTATTTGATTCAAAACTTAGACGATGGCAAATATCAAATTAATTATCCTTTTGATACAAAGTTTTTTGAATCAATTGAGAGAATTGAAATTATTGCTTGTGGAACTAGTAAACATGCTGCAATGGTTGGCAGCTTTTTATTAGAGCAATTTTCAGGTATCCCCACAAATGTCTTTTACGCAAGTGAATTTCGATATTCACCACCACCTCTGCTCCCAAACACATTAACTATTGGAGTCACTCAATCTGGAGAAACTGCTGATACGATTGCAGCTATCGATATGGAAATTAAAAGGAGGTCTTCGATTGAAGATAAAAATTTTAAACCTAATCTTATTGCAATAACAAATAGAAAAGAAAGCTCGATAGGAAGGCTGGTTCTTAACATAGTAGATATTTGTGCAGGAATAGAAGTGGGAGTTGCAGCAACTAAAACTTTTTTTGCTCAGTTACTTTCTTTTTATGGATTAGCTATAAAATTTGCGGAAATTAAAGGAAGTCAAAGCTCAGATGAAATAAGTCAATTAATAACTGAACTTATAAAACTACCACCATTAATAGAAGATCTTTTAGAACAACACAATAAATCTTCAGAAAAGCTAGCACATGATTTTTTTAATATTAAAGATGTTATTTTTTTAGGAAGAGGTATAAATTATCCTATTGCTCTTGAAGGAGCATTAAAACTCAAAGAAATTAGTTATATTCATGCCGCTGGGTATCCAGCTGGAGAAATGAAACATGGTCCAATAGCTTTGTTAGATAAAAAAGTACCTGTAATTTCTATTGCCTCACCTGGTGAAGTTTTCGATAAAGTTATAAGTAATGCTCAAGAAGCAAAAGCTAGAGATTCATATTTGATTGGGATAGCTCCTGAATGTAATGGAACGGAAATTTTTGATTATTTAATGAAAGTTCCTTCCTCTAATGAATGGATTTCACCTTTGCTTAACGTAGTGCCTTTACAATTATTGAGTTACCATATTGCTGCTCATAGAGGACTTGATGTAGATCAACCAAGAAATTTAGCAAAAAGCGTAACAGTGGAATAA
- the rimM gene encoding ribosome maturation factor RimM (Essential for efficient processing of 16S rRNA): MINKNEWLIVGLITSCHGINGQVKVKSLSDFDERFLKPGIRWLQKENEPPSKIELISGFKQPGKETFIIKIQGINTRNLAEQLKKFKILVKSDNLPNLKKEEFHLLELIDLKVKILENNELKIIGKVINLENEKNNLLVIELFKNQKKVLIPFVKEIVPSVDIKNNFLIINPPSGLLELYI, from the coding sequence ATGATAAATAAAAATGAATGGTTAATCGTTGGATTGATAACATCATGTCATGGAATTAATGGACAGGTAAAGGTTAAATCTCTAAGTGATTTTGATGAAAGATTTTTAAAGCCAGGAATAAGATGGTTGCAAAAAGAAAATGAACCTCCTTCAAAAATAGAACTTATATCTGGTTTCAAACAGCCTGGTAAAGAAACTTTTATAATTAAGATCCAAGGAATAAATACTAGAAATCTTGCAGAGCAACTTAAAAAATTTAAAATTCTTGTAAAGAGTGATAATCTACCTAATTTAAAAAAGGAAGAATTCCACTTGTTAGAACTTATAGATCTCAAAGTCAAGATTTTAGAAAATAATGAATTAAAAATAATTGGAAAAGTCATTAATTTAGAAAATGAGAAAAATAATTTACTTGTTATTGAATTATTTAAAAATCAAAAAAAAGTTCTAATACCATTTGTTAAAGAAATAGTCCCATCAGTAGATATAAAAAATAATTTTCTAATTATCAATCCTCCAAGTGGACTTTTAGAGCTATATATTTAA
- the acpP gene encoding acyl carrier protein, which translates to MSQEILEKVCSIVSEQLSVEAGEVKSDSNFQNDLGADSLDTVELVMALEEAFDIEIPDEAAEGIATVGDAVKFIEEKKG; encoded by the coding sequence ATGTCACAAGAAATCCTAGAAAAAGTTTGCTCCATCGTTTCAGAACAATTGAGTGTCGAGGCAGGAGAAGTTAAATCTGATTCAAATTTCCAAAATGATTTAGGGGCAGATTCTCTTGATACCGTCGAATTAGTTATGGCTCTTGAAGAGGCATTTGACATTGAAATTCCTGATGAAGCAGCTGAAGGAATAGCAACGGTTGGCGATGCAGTAAAATTCATCGAAGAAAAAAAAGGTTAA
- a CDS encoding ribonuclease III family protein — translation MTNIINAKRINQITTFLQSLNIKSKRFTELIRSQNISIIEDFNRAFIHSSEDKIINYEKLEFFGDAVLRLAASNFIEKKYPQMNVGERSELRAQIVSDEWLTKLGEKIDIEKLIIKGPKALGDENSKKTITGEATEALIGAVYKCFNSIEEVNLWLDDIWEEDSEIFLKAPYKFKSKTVLQEWCQSKGLDLPVYKIIEVSNKNGDPKRFSCDVFIEGLKESSAFGKSHKQAETNAARVLIEKFITTGKI, via the coding sequence ATGACAAATATAATTAACGCAAAAAGAATTAATCAAATAACTACTTTTTTACAGTCTTTAAATATAAAATCAAAAAGATTTACTGAATTAATTAGATCACAAAATATTTCAATAATTGAAGATTTCAATAGAGCATTTATCCATTCCTCGGAGGACAAAATAATAAACTACGAAAAACTAGAATTTTTCGGAGATGCAGTACTCAGATTAGCTGCTTCTAACTTTATTGAAAAAAAATATCCTCAAATGAATGTAGGAGAGAGATCAGAGCTAAGAGCACAAATTGTAAGTGATGAATGGTTAACTAAATTAGGGGAAAAAATTGATATAGAGAAATTAATAATTAAAGGACCTAAAGCTCTTGGTGATGAAAATTCAAAAAAAACTATTACAGGCGAAGCCACAGAAGCTTTAATCGGTGCTGTTTATAAGTGCTTTAATTCAATTGAGGAAGTAAATCTTTGGTTAGATGATATTTGGGAAGAAGATTCAGAAATATTTTTAAAAGCCCCATATAAGTTCAAATCTAAGACAGTATTGCAAGAGTGGTGTCAAAGTAAAGGTTTGGATTTGCCAGTCTATAAAATAATTGAAGTCTCAAATAAAAATGGGGACCCTAAGAGATTTTCTTGCGATGTATTTATCGAAGGATTAAAAGAATCATCTGCCTTCGGCAAATCCCATAAACAAGCAGAAACTAATGCAGCTAGAGTTTTGATAGAAAAATTTATAACTACAGGTAAAATCTAA